The following proteins come from a genomic window of Tenebrio molitor chromosome 9, icTenMoli1.1, whole genome shotgun sequence:
- the Nplp1 gene encoding neuropeptide-like 1 isoform X2, with protein MAVFGAPKFLIGTGILMSALFFMVKSDETCDIEIENTLRTLLSPQEFPTIQQQALRKDLLRRFQEALEKANLDDDMNYKRSLSSLAQWDNLPDKRNLEALARAGYVRTLPSQDDEDPNYKRSLATLAKNGQLPTYQNNDSKRGIESLARNGELTTRREIQELLDELYNKRNVGSLARNFNFPTYGKRFLGSLVRNGDSQYSGKRNIASLAREGGRFVGKRNVAAMLRQDNYLNGQKSNEKVEGPELDNEKRNLASIKAQYSGKFKRAVRSKRQTSYYDDEGGELPSPVYQNQNVDDYEELVKALTGIYPNTDKRFLGRLPQMGKPKTTPSPKTRFH; from the exons ATGGCTGTTTTCGGTGCGCCGAAATTTCTCATTGGGACCGGTATTTTGATGTCTGCCTTATTTTTTATG GTAAAATCGGATGAAACATGTGATATAGAAATAGAAAACACTCTTAGAACACTTCTGTCTCCACAAGAATTCCCCACGATCCAGCAGCAAGCGTTGCGCAAGGACCTGTTGCGTCGGTTCCAGGAGGCTCTAGAAAAGGCCAACCTGGACGACGACATGAACTACAAGAGGTCTCTGAGCTCGCTCGCCCAATGGGACAACCTCCCAGACAAGCGGAATCTGGAAGCTCTAGCGCGGGCCGGGTACGTGCGTACCTTACCATCTCAAGACGACGAAGATCCCAACTACAAGAGAAGTCTTGCGACGCTGGCCAAGAATGGACAGCTGCCCACTTACCAGAATAACGACAGCAAAAGAGGGATCGAGTCGTTGGCGAGAAACGGCGAGTTGACCACCCGGCGCGAGATTCAGGAGTTGCTCGACGAGCTGTACAACAAGAGGAACGTCGGGAGTTTGGCTCGAAACTTCAACTTTCCTACCTACGGGAAAAGATTCTTGGGGAGTTTAGTTCGCAACGGAGATTCGCAGTATAGCGGGAAGAGAAACATCGCCTCTTTGGCGAGAGAAGGCGGAAGGTTCGTTGGGAAAAGAAACGTGGCGGCTATGTTGAgacaggacaattatttaAACGGACAAAAAAGTAACGAGAAAGTCGAAGGACCGGAACTCGACAACGAGAAGAGAAATCTAGCGTCGATTAAGGCTCAATATTCGGGAAAATTCAAGCGAGCCGTCAGGAGTAAAAGACAAACAAGCTACTACGACGACGAGGGTGGAGAGCTTCCCTCGCCCGTTTATCAGAATCAGAACGTGGACGATTATGAGGAGCTCGTGAAAGCGTTGACGGGGATTTATCCTAATACCGACAAGAGATTTCTAG
- the LOC138138554 gene encoding uncharacterized protein, producing the protein ILSKKDLVFDSWDVLERGAAVTGKYGNARVQGVVVTVSDDYSVLSDNFKNIIDEYQQDYKQKTNGENRNSYEKRKNRNNFRHVIKISDKETQTDGETPPESVEYTTLKRQYEELQNKYNDLKATLGDVRNELQGSILRLNVLKTDEDREPPTIRPTLQRINDNVSSCNKENSKQMVQIGSGGTKISRHVYSSIKWASYSAATRKLLITLFPREVLATHSLTGKPSPAFISSNKQTKMRLDPVVISDIIEVITKKCLVSESLVRNAITTKCADENKMYKKRLEKQQNEDDCRNREADVKKFKMSQ; encoded by the exons ATTTTGAGCAAGAAAGATTTGGTGTTCGATTCGTGGGACGTTCTAGAAAGAGGAGCCGCGGTAACGGGAAAATACGGCAATGCAAGGGTGCAAGGCGTCGTGGTCACAGTTTCTG ACGACTACAGCGTCCTATCCGACAATTTCAAGAACATAATCGATGAGTACCAACAAGACTATAAACAAAAAACCAACGGAGAA aatAGGAACTCGtatgaaaaacgaaaaaataggAACAACTTCCGGCACGTAATTAAAATCTCAGATAAAGAAACCCAAACCGACGGTGAAACGCCACCGGAAAGCGTCGAATACACAACACTGAAACGACAATACGAAGAACTACAAAACAAATACAACGACCTAAAAGCAACGCTCGGAG ATGTGAGAAACGAACTCCAAGGCTCGATTCTGCGACTGAACGTTTTGAAAACCGATGAAGATAGAGAACCACCGACGATCAGACCGACCCTCCAACGAATCAACGACAATGTGTCGTCCTGCAACAAAGAGAACAGCAAACAAATG GTGCAAATCGGTTCAGGTGGTACTAAAATATCCCGTCACGTCTACAGTTCCATTAAGTGGGCTAGTTACTCGGCCGCAACGAGAAAATTACTCATTACGCTTTTCCCGCGCGAAGTCCTCGCCACTCACTCTTTAACAGGAAAACCCAGTCCGGCGTTTATCTCGAGTAATAAGCAGACGAAAATGAG ACTCGACCCGGTAGTCATCTCCGACATTATTGAAGTAATAACGAAAAAGTGCCTCGTTTCGGAATCATTAGTCAGAAACGCCATTACCACCAAATGTGCCGATGAAAACAAGATGTACAAAAAGAGACTCGAAAAGCAGCAAAATGAAGACGACTGTCGTAATCGAGAGGCCGatgtgaaaaaattcaaaatgtcgCAATGA